The genomic stretch CATCACCGTCCTCCAGCCTCCAGGTCAGGGACAACCCTGCCCATGCGAGCACCCATTGCAGGAGCCTGCGTCGCTCGAGACCAGAGGCGCTGGCAACGGCCTCGATCCGCCGCGCAAAGCAAGCGGGCCCCAGGGCAGACTCATCGGGGTTGCAGAAGATGTTTGCATAATCAAAGCCCCGCTCGCCGTAGAGGCCTTTGGGATCAATCGCGAGCCAGCCGGACACGCCAAAATCCAGCACATTGCCATGGTGCATATCGCCATGCAGCACCGCGACATCCTGGGGCGCCGCCAGCAGTTCCCGTGCGGTGCTTGCACAATGCTCAAGAATGCCACCGTGCCGCTCGGCCCCGGGCCATAACGCCTCAAACCACTGTGTCAGGGGAACCACTGCGGGAGTCGGCCTGGCCCGTGGTGCATGCAGGCGCGCGGCTACGTCACAGAGGATGCGAGTAGCCTCTTCATCCCGGCCACCCTTGACCATCTGGATAAGCGACGCCGCCCCCTGCGCACGTGCCATCAACAAGGCCTCGCCCTCCTGGGCCAGCACGGGGGCTGCCCCCTCGCCGTCCCACCAGGCCATCAGCAAGCTGCCGGCTTGCTCCTCGGCCACTTGGGAGATCTTGAGCATGGCGGGCATTCCGTGCCGGCGGACCGGCAGCAGATAGCCGTTGCGCGAGGCGAATGCCTCACCGTCGATGGCCAGGTCCCATCGCTTCAAATATTGATCAAACATACACATCATGGCTGAGGCGCAGGGCATGCGCGCCAGGAACCTTTGTCAAAATCGGGAATCAGTGTTGCATGTTTGCATCCCCATGACTCAGCGAATTCCCGATGACTTTCAGAAGATCCCTACTATGCATCACGTTGCTGGCCATCGGCTTTCTTGCCGGCTACGCCGCAAAACCCAATGATGGGCTGCAAGTAACGGCCGGCCAACTCATAGAATGTGGCCAAGTGACCATCCCGACGCTGGGCATGTGAGCCCGAAATCCCGCCGCTTTTGGCAAAAATGACTTTCTAGCGAGAAGCTAGAGGGCGAGCGGAGCATCTGATACTGACGACGTACTCGCCAGATACCCTACGTACCCTTGGGCAAAATCCAGATACGCCCGCACGATAGCCGACGGATGACGGTGTGACGGGTAGATCAGGTTGATTTGCTGCTCTGGCAATG from Pseudomonas fluorescens encodes the following:
- a CDS encoding aminoglycoside phosphotransferase family protein, whose amino-acid sequence is MFDQYLKRWDLAIDGEAFASRNGYLLPVRRHGMPAMLKISQVAEEQAGSLLMAWWDGEGAAPVLAQEGEALLMARAQGAASLIQMVKGGRDEEATRILCDVAARLHAPRARPTPAVVPLTQWFEALWPGAERHGGILEHCASTARELLAAPQDVAVLHGDMHHGNVLDFGVSGWLAIDPKGLYGERGFDYANIFCNPDESALGPACFARRIEAVASASGLERRRLLQWVLAWAGLSLTWRLEDGDEPDITLGVAQLAAAALAW